The following are encoded in a window of Ignavibacteriales bacterium genomic DNA:
- a CDS encoding dual specificity protein phosphatase, with the protein MIDISKVTDYLFVGSKVGKEHADELKVLNFNLIISMIGQMPPDEIYTLPPFKTLWIKTYDTFFTPITIKKLLAGVEAAMPIIQNKGKVLVFCMQGKRRSVAMAAAILISMGHTGEQAIDLLTTARTVADPRRWYIHRQIKAFEKYWRKKELSWKKK; encoded by the coding sequence ATGATAGATATATCCAAAGTGACCGATTATTTATTCGTGGGCTCGAAAGTCGGGAAAGAACATGCCGATGAACTGAAGGTGCTCAATTTTAATCTGATTATTTCCATGATCGGACAAATGCCGCCCGACGAAATCTATACTCTTCCTCCCTTTAAAACCCTATGGATCAAAACGTACGATACATTTTTTACACCCATCACAATCAAGAAATTGCTGGCGGGGGTTGAGGCAGCCATGCCTATTATTCAAAACAAAGGAAAGGTTTTAGTTTTTTGCATGCAAGGCAAACGTCGAAGCGTTGCTATGGCCGCCGCCATTCTTATCAGTATGGGACATACCGGCGAACAGGCCATCGACTTATTGACCACTGCCCGCACGGTAGCTGATCCAAGAAGGTGGTATATCCATAGACAAATCAAAGCGTTTGAAAAATATTGGCGGAAAAAAGAATTGTCATGGAAAAAAAAATAA
- a CDS encoding diacylglycerol kinase family lipid kinase, translating to MEKKIKNIHIIINPAAGEEEAILPFINASMKEAGITWEAFITHEAGDGIKFAKAAVKEGVDALAVYGGDGTLMEAISGLIGSEIPLIILPGGSANVTATGLGIPKDFKEVCTLLGHGHLEIKTIDVGQFDTRYFLTAISLGFGADLVKGADRKSKNKFGILAYFLSAVAALKITKKVVYHLKIDGQEYKLKGFTCIIANVGNLGFTKISLDKHIDISDGFLDVVVLRKVNFSLLKHIVVTLLKRERPHNLKLVKHWHGKEIGVSSTPQQTIQCDGEVIEKMPLHIKIIPGAIKVLVPKEKSNVIE from the coding sequence ATGGAAAAAAAAATAAAAAATATCCACATCATTATTAATCCCGCCGCCGGAGAAGAAGAAGCTATCCTGCCTTTTATCAATGCTTCCATGAAAGAAGCCGGCATTACGTGGGAAGCATTCATTACCCACGAGGCAGGCGATGGGATTAAGTTTGCAAAGGCTGCCGTCAAAGAAGGAGTCGATGCTCTCGCTGTGTACGGCGGAGACGGCACACTCATGGAAGCAATCAGCGGCCTGATTGGATCGGAAATTCCTTTGATTATTCTGCCCGGTGGGTCCGCAAATGTCACCGCCACAGGACTTGGCATACCCAAAGATTTTAAAGAAGTCTGCACGCTCCTCGGCCACGGCCATTTAGAGATAAAAACCATTGATGTGGGACAGTTCGATACGCGTTATTTTCTTACAGCGATAAGCCTTGGTTTTGGAGCGGATTTGGTTAAGGGTGCGGATCGTAAGTCTAAAAATAAGTTTGGCATACTCGCCTATTTTCTATCGGCGGTCGCGGCATTAAAGATAACTAAAAAAGTCGTCTACCATCTGAAAATCGATGGACAAGAATATAAACTTAAAGGTTTCACCTGTATTATTGCGAATGTAGGGAATCTCGGGTTTACTAAAATCTCTTTGGATAAGCATATAGATATCAGCGATGGATTCCTGGATGTTGTTGTCTTGCGAAAAGTGAATTTTAGTCTGTTGAAGCATATAGTAGTCACTTTACTGAAACGGGAACGTCCGCACAATTTGAAATTAGTGAAACATTGGCATGGCAAAGAGATCGGTGTTTCCTCGACCCCCCAGCAAACCATTCAATGTGACGGCGAGGTAATAGAAAAAATGCCTCTGCATATCAAGATCATTCCGGGAGCGATTAAGGTTTTGGTTCCCAAAGAAAAGAGCAACGTCATTGAATAA
- a CDS encoding LuxR C-terminal-related transcriptional regulator gives MKLLTANMKMADVVHSNYLLMPVIGRFGIPFGFGEKTVYEVCKKCRVDIEFFLAIINAFSHEEYFPERKLQTFNVLMIINYLEKAHSYYIKTQVPLIEKLINDLIRHRPADKKNLGLIKKFFIEYRRELLVHLKREERVTFPYIKKVYKMYQAPRVSNKEKRTLTQYSMHVYEEEHSDVDEKLFDLKNILIKYVRGDSMQALYHEVIFELFRLEKDIQDHTRIENKILLPLVADMEDELFYPKEHSRRTAGSSMLQASSQIPIQDSGSSPFTKHTFELSPLSSKHGIQKLEGLSSREIEVLQLVACGFLNKEIADQLSISLHTVISHRKNITRKLQIKTVAGLTIYALLNGLISSKNIN, from the coding sequence ATGAAGCTTCTCACTGCAAATATGAAAATGGCGGACGTGGTCCACAGCAATTATCTATTGATGCCTGTTATAGGCCGTTTTGGTATTCCATTTGGGTTTGGTGAAAAGACGGTTTATGAAGTGTGTAAAAAATGCCGTGTTGATATCGAATTCTTTCTCGCCATTATTAATGCTTTCAGTCATGAAGAATACTTCCCAGAAAGAAAACTTCAAACATTCAATGTTCTGATGATTATCAATTATCTCGAAAAGGCACATTCATACTATATAAAGACACAAGTACCTCTCATCGAGAAACTCATCAATGATCTCATCCGTCATCGTCCTGCGGACAAAAAGAATTTAGGCTTAATAAAAAAGTTTTTTATAGAATATAGACGGGAACTTCTGGTTCATCTAAAACGCGAAGAACGAGTCACCTTCCCTTACATCAAAAAGGTGTATAAGATGTATCAAGCACCGCGTGTCTCAAACAAGGAGAAACGAACTCTCACACAATATTCGATGCATGTGTACGAAGAAGAACACAGCGATGTAGACGAAAAATTATTCGATCTGAAAAACATCCTTATTAAGTACGTGCGCGGTGATTCTATGCAGGCATTATACCATGAAGTGATCTTTGAGTTGTTTCGTCTAGAAAAAGATATTCAAGATCATACTCGCATCGAAAATAAAATTCTTTTACCGCTGGTAGCAGATATGGAGGATGAATTGTTCTATCCAAAAGAACATTCGCGCAGAACGGCTGGAAGCAGTATGCTGCAAGCATCGTCTCAAATACCGATACAAGATTCCGGTTCTTCACCCTTCACTAAACACACATTTGAATTGTCGCCATTGAGCAGTAAACACGGTATTCAGAAATTGGAAGGACTTTCTTCCCGAGAGATTGAAGTGCTTCAACTTGTCGCTTGCGGATTTTTAAACAAAGAGATCGCCGATCAGCTTTCCATTTCTCTCCATACCGTCATCTCGCATAGAAAAAACATTACACGCAAGCTTCAAATTAAAACCGTCGCCGGTCTAACAATCTACGCCCTACTCAACGGCCTTATCTCGTCTAAGAACATCAATTAG
- a CDS encoding DUF5916 domain-containing protein, with amino-acid sequence MNIKFAIPFSFLLLFNDTVFSFNLGNTGDTIHTPLKKPLRVYNATRLTTEKPAIDGVLDDACWKTGEWAGDFTQWVPREGAKPSQPTQIKILYDDKNIYVAIRAFDSEPDKIIRKAGRRDELNGDIVGINFDSYHDHRTGFEFDVTSAGQKIDLMLTNPSNADYNWNAVWYVKTGMEDSAWTAEYEIPLSQLRYSSDSEQVWGMHCWRWIDRLQEESDWEVQSSTGPGMLYQFGELHGIKELPQSRRIEIMPYALGKLKTFKSEPGNPFADKGRSLFRNLGLDAKIGLSSNFTADLTINPDFGQVESDPSVMNLTAFETFYEEKRPFFLEGKNIFSFDVDDASIFYSRRIGHSPNYTPTLGSNEFLDFPDNTTILSAAKVSGKTSDGLAVGILQSLTANEQAKINSSGEDRNVGVEPLTNYLIARVQKDFSEGNTMLGGILTSTNRFIKDSHLEFMNHNAYTGGIDLLHYWNDKEFFIDAKLVGSTINGSTESIRILQNSSARYYQRPDVDHFNFDSTRTELSGYGGRIRIGKGSIGLWRYSTGIHWRSPGLDLNDMGYMQTTDIVEQENAISYFVNQPVSIFRTYSIGLEQFNNWDYGMNHLYSGGKLSIYLEFLNNWAISTSANFTGQALDTHILRGGSAMLVPAIWSHSFYVRTDPSEKIFFDFTTNASLSNNKSSQYILIQPGISVMPINTLKITMSVNYSDNLNNLQYIDTKSVNGDKKYILGKIKQQTIGATFRIDYNITTELSIQYYGSPFATVGKYSDFKSVTNPKAAEYNDRYSILNPVFNGNNYEISENNIAQVNYSFGNPDFNFSQLRSNLVLRWEYRPGSQIYFVWSQDRTNYIMPGNTSVYNAVGDLGNVYPNNIFLIKINYWFSI; translated from the coding sequence ATGAATATTAAATTTGCCATTCCTTTTTCCTTCCTTTTATTATTCAACGACACTGTATTCTCGTTCAATCTGGGAAACACGGGTGATACAATACATACTCCTCTGAAAAAACCCTTACGAGTGTACAACGCGACACGTTTAACTACGGAAAAACCTGCGATAGACGGTGTGCTGGATGACGCCTGCTGGAAAACGGGAGAATGGGCCGGCGACTTTACGCAATGGGTACCTCGAGAAGGCGCAAAACCCTCGCAGCCTACACAAATAAAAATTCTCTACGATGACAAAAATATTTATGTTGCCATTCGAGCGTTTGACAGTGAACCTGATAAGATTATCCGCAAAGCCGGAAGACGTGATGAATTAAATGGTGATATCGTAGGTATTAATTTCGACAGTTATCATGATCATCGTACCGGATTTGAATTTGATGTTACTTCCGCCGGCCAAAAAATTGATCTTATGTTAACAAACCCATCGAATGCAGATTACAACTGGAACGCAGTGTGGTATGTGAAAACCGGTATGGAAGATTCTGCCTGGACAGCTGAATATGAAATTCCGTTAAGCCAATTGCGTTACAGCAGCGACAGCGAACAGGTCTGGGGAATGCATTGCTGGCGATGGATAGACCGTTTGCAGGAAGAAAGCGATTGGGAAGTTCAATCATCGACTGGTCCGGGCATGCTGTATCAGTTTGGTGAATTACATGGAATTAAGGAGCTGCCGCAATCGCGGCGCATCGAAATAATGCCTTACGCACTTGGAAAACTCAAGACGTTTAAAAGTGAACCGGGAAATCCATTTGCAGATAAAGGAAGATCGTTATTTCGAAATCTCGGGCTTGATGCGAAAATAGGGTTATCAAGCAATTTCACCGCCGATCTTACAATAAACCCGGATTTTGGTCAAGTGGAATCCGATCCATCTGTTATGAACTTAACGGCGTTTGAAACTTTTTACGAAGAAAAGCGGCCGTTCTTCCTTGAAGGAAAAAATATTTTTAGTTTCGATGTTGATGATGCAAGCATTTTTTACAGCCGCCGGATAGGACATTCGCCGAACTACACACCTACATTAGGATCAAATGAGTTCCTGGATTTTCCGGATAATACCACAATACTCAGTGCGGCAAAAGTAAGCGGAAAAACCTCAGACGGGCTCGCCGTCGGCATTTTACAAAGCTTAACGGCCAATGAACAGGCAAAAATAAACTCATCCGGTGAAGACAGGAATGTAGGCGTTGAACCACTGACAAATTATTTAATTGCACGTGTCCAGAAAGATTTTAGTGAAGGAAACACGATGCTCGGTGGAATATTGACTTCTACTAATCGCTTCATAAAAGATTCTCATCTCGAATTCATGAATCATAATGCTTACACCGGCGGTATTGATTTGCTTCATTATTGGAACGATAAAGAATTCTTTATCGATGCGAAGCTTGTGGGCAGTACAATTAATGGAAGTACCGAAAGTATACGGATACTGCAAAATTCATCAGCCCGGTATTACCAGCGTCCGGATGTTGATCATTTCAATTTCGATAGCACACGCACAGAGCTTTCAGGGTACGGCGGAAGAATCAGAATAGGAAAAGGAAGCATAGGTCTGTGGCGTTACTCAACCGGAATCCATTGGCGGTCACCTGGTCTTGATTTAAATGATATGGGTTATATGCAAACAACCGATATTGTTGAACAGGAAAACGCCATATCATATTTCGTTAATCAACCTGTATCGATTTTCAGAACGTACTCTATCGGCCTGGAACAATTCAACAACTGGGATTATGGAATGAATCATTTATACTCTGGCGGCAAATTAAGCATCTATCTTGAATTCCTTAACAACTGGGCAATTTCAACATCGGCAAATTTTACAGGACAGGCTTTAGATACACATATCCTGCGCGGCGGCAGCGCCATGCTGGTACCTGCAATTTGGTCTCATAGTTTTTATGTCAGGACAGATCCGTCGGAAAAAATATTTTTTGATTTCACCACCAACGCTTCCCTGTCAAACAATAAAAGTTCACAATATATTTTGATACAACCTGGAATATCTGTAATGCCAATTAACACACTGAAAATAACAATGAGTGTAAACTATTCAGACAATCTCAATAATTTGCAATATATCGACACAAAATCTGTCAATGGTGATAAAAAGTATATCCTTGGAAAAATCAAACAGCAAACTATAGGTGCGACTTTCAGAATTGATTACAACATTACTACAGAGTTATCAATTCAATATTACGGAAGCCCGTTCGCTACTGTGGGGAAATACTCTGATTTTAAATCCGTTACAAATCCAAAGGCAGCTGAATACAACGACAGGTATTCGATTCTCAATCCAGTATTCAATGGCAACAATTACGAAATTTCAGAAAACAACATTGCACAAGTTAATTACTCTTTTGGCAATCCCGATTTCAATTTTTCCCAGTTGCGGTCCAATCTGGTATTGAGATGGGAATACCGTCCCGGCTCACAAATATACTTCGTATGGTCGCAGGATAGAACAAATTATATTATGCCAGGGAATACTTCAGTATATAATGCTGTGGGTGACTTAGGCAATGTATATCCCAATAATATTTTTCTCATAAAAATCAATTATTGGTTTTCAATTTAA
- a CDS encoding aldo/keto reductase: MSKINVRQLGRSGIIVSPMGLGCWAIGGPFWLDETPLGWGEVDDAESIRAIHTALDAGITLFDTANVYGAGHSEQVLARALAGNRSRVVIATKFNSVFNETTRQVTGSDSSPAGICTACNESLRRLNTDYIDLYQFHDNGFPAEKAEPVRETLEALVMEGKIRAYGWSTDFLKSAEVFAQGPKCAAIQLQLNVLDVNPAVIALCEKYNLAALNRGPLAMGLLTDKYTIETKPSIDDVRGIKSPEWMKYFKDGKPNPEWVRKRNTIREILTSEGRTVAQGALAWLWAFSEKTLPIPGFRTVAQVKENVGAMQFGPLTKKQMSEIDMLLERT; the protein is encoded by the coding sequence ATGTCAAAGATTAATGTGCGTCAATTGGGAAGGTCAGGCATCATCGTCAGCCCAATGGGACTTGGTTGTTGGGCTATTGGCGGTCCATTCTGGTTGGATGAAACACCTCTTGGCTGGGGCGAAGTGGATGACGCGGAGTCAATCCGTGCAATTCATACCGCTCTGGATGCGGGCATAACTCTCTTCGATACCGCGAACGTCTATGGAGCCGGACACAGTGAACAGGTTTTGGCGCGTGCACTTGCCGGAAATCGTTCGCGTGTTGTCATTGCAACAAAGTTCAACTCTGTTTTCAACGAAACCACTCGTCAGGTAACAGGAAGCGATTCATCCCCCGCCGGTATCTGCACCGCATGCAACGAATCTTTGCGACGTCTGAACACAGACTACATCGATCTGTATCAGTTTCATGATAACGGCTTTCCAGCCGAGAAGGCAGAACCAGTACGTGAGACGCTCGAAGCACTGGTGATGGAGGGAAAAATCCGCGCATATGGTTGGAGCACTGACTTTCTCAAGAGTGCAGAAGTATTTGCGCAAGGGCCAAAATGTGCGGCCATTCAATTGCAGCTGAATGTTCTGGATGTAAACCCGGCGGTTATTGCTCTGTGTGAAAAATATAATTTAGCGGCTCTGAATCGCGGCCCGCTGGCAATGGGACTCTTAACCGATAAATATACGATAGAAACAAAACCTTCTATCGATGATGTGCGTGGAATAAAAAGTCCGGAGTGGATGAAATATTTTAAAGATGGAAAGCCAAACCCTGAATGGGTGAGAAAACGAAATACTATTCGCGAAATACTGACGAGTGAAGGACGCACGGTAGCACAGGGTGCTCTAGCTTGGCTTTGGGCATTCAGTGAAAAGACCCTCCCGATACCGGGTTTTCGAACAGTTGCACAAGTAAAAGAAAATGTCGGAGCTATGCAGTTCGGTCCGCTTACTAAGAAACAAATGAGCGAGATTGATATGCTGCTTGAGAGAACATAA
- a CDS encoding heavy metal translocating P-type ATPase, producing MTEPLRHIETLILPVEGMTCASCVARVEKTLKKVDGVEIANVNLATEAVALSYDPAKTSLDVLAKAVEGAGYKLDIPEKTPEISHSFDQRQFSGVSHQEKSYHQLKREFLFSLILAIPIMLINMLSMTAWFMFHIPLSMDEVNKLLLVLTTPVMIVSGKRFFKPAWKLAQHFAADMNTLVAVGTGAAFFYSAAVVLFPQWFPVGTNLYDVYFDSAAVIITLILMGRMLEARAKHKASDSIKLLLGLQPKTARIIKDKKEIEIPIADVIVGDIIIVRPGERIPVDGVILKGNSSVDESMVSGESIPVEKTIGDKVIGGTINRNGSFEFRASAVGADTVVAHIAKLVEEAQGSKAPIQHLADKIASIFVPVVMVIALAAFGIWYFVLSAGFAAALMNAIAVLVIACPCALGLATPTAIMVGTGRGASLGVLIKNAESLERAHKINTIVFDKTGTITSGTPSVTDIESYNGNDEETVLRLAASLEKKSEHPLGEAVVREAAKRSLILDEVDSFQSHTGFGVKGTVNGRKASVGSEKMLQDASIDTALASGAILRFSEQGKTLILVAADGKLAGIIAVADTLRPASNQTAAELKEMGFELVLLTGDNSRTAHAIAAQAGIEKVFAEVLPQEKAAKIQELQSKGKIVAMVGDGMNDAPSLAQADVGIAVGTGTDIAMETADITLMKSDLRGVLRAIRLSRQTMRTIKQNLFWAFIYNSIGIPLAAMGLLNPMFAAGAMALSSVSVVTNSLRLRGVRL from the coding sequence GTGACTGAACCTCTTCGTCATATAGAAACACTGATATTGCCAGTGGAAGGGATGACGTGCGCCAGCTGTGTAGCCCGGGTTGAGAAAACATTAAAGAAGGTAGACGGCGTCGAAATCGCCAATGTCAATCTTGCAACGGAAGCAGTGGCACTTTCTTATGATCCGGCAAAGACGTCTCTCGACGTATTAGCAAAAGCAGTTGAAGGCGCGGGATACAAATTAGATATACCTGAGAAAACTCCCGAAATTTCTCATAGCTTTGACCAGCGGCAATTTTCCGGAGTTTCTCATCAGGAAAAATCCTACCACCAACTCAAGCGCGAATTTCTCTTCAGTCTCATACTTGCCATTCCGATCATGCTGATCAATATGTTGAGCATGACCGCCTGGTTTATGTTCCACATTCCTTTGTCGATGGATGAGGTCAACAAATTGCTGCTTGTTCTCACGACGCCAGTAATGATTGTATCGGGTAAACGTTTTTTTAAACCGGCTTGGAAATTAGCTCAGCATTTTGCAGCGGATATGAATACACTAGTTGCGGTTGGAACAGGAGCGGCGTTTTTTTACAGCGCCGCTGTCGTCCTTTTTCCGCAATGGTTTCCAGTCGGCACGAATCTCTATGATGTTTATTTTGATTCTGCGGCCGTTATTATTACGCTCATTTTGATGGGGAGGATGCTCGAAGCTCGTGCAAAACATAAAGCGTCCGATTCCATAAAATTATTATTGGGACTTCAGCCAAAAACCGCTCGGATCATTAAAGACAAAAAAGAAATTGAAATTCCAATTGCTGATGTCATTGTCGGCGATATAATAATAGTACGCCCTGGTGAGCGTATTCCGGTGGATGGCGTAATCCTCAAGGGAAATTCCTCCGTCGATGAGTCTATGGTAAGCGGAGAAAGCATTCCCGTTGAAAAGACTATCGGCGATAAAGTTATCGGCGGTACGATAAACCGAAATGGAAGTTTTGAATTCCGCGCCTCTGCTGTCGGTGCGGATACGGTTGTTGCGCACATTGCGAAACTAGTCGAAGAAGCGCAAGGGTCCAAAGCTCCCATCCAGCATCTTGCTGATAAAATTGCATCGATCTTTGTGCCGGTTGTGATGGTGATTGCTCTTGCGGCATTTGGTATTTGGTATTTCGTACTTAGCGCTGGTTTTGCTGCCGCTCTGATGAATGCAATTGCTGTTCTCGTCATTGCTTGTCCGTGCGCACTCGGACTTGCGACACCAACGGCGATTATGGTTGGTACCGGCAGAGGAGCATCCCTCGGTGTGCTGATAAAAAACGCAGAAAGTCTCGAGCGGGCGCATAAAATAAATACGATTGTGTTTGATAAAACCGGCACAATAACTTCGGGTACGCCATCTGTGACAGATATTGAGAGCTACAATGGTAACGATGAAGAGACAGTCCTTCGTTTGGCGGCTTCGCTGGAAAAGAAGTCTGAACACCCGCTGGGTGAGGCTGTTGTACGAGAAGCAGCAAAACGTTCTCTAATTTTGGACGAAGTAGATTCGTTTCAGTCTCACACCGGATTCGGTGTAAAGGGAACTGTGAACGGACGGAAAGCGTCTGTCGGCAGCGAGAAGATGCTGCAGGATGCATCGATAGATACTGCGCTTGCATCAGGCGCAATCCTCCGATTCTCAGAGCAGGGCAAGACGTTAATTTTAGTTGCAGCCGATGGAAAACTCGCTGGCATTATCGCCGTTGCAGATACACTTCGTCCGGCATCGAACCAAACTGCGGCGGAATTGAAAGAAATGGGATTCGAACTCGTACTGCTCACGGGCGACAACTCCCGCACAGCGCATGCGATTGCTGCACAAGCCGGTATCGAGAAAGTATTTGCCGAAGTTTTACCGCAGGAAAAAGCTGCGAAGATACAAGAACTTCAATCGAAAGGGAAAATCGTTGCAATGGTCGGCGACGGCATGAACGATGCGCCGTCACTGGCGCAGGCGGATGTAGGCATTGCCGTAGGTACCGGCACGGATATCGCAATGGAAACGGCGGATATCACGCTGATGAAATCCGATCTAAGAGGAGTTCTTCGCGCGATTCGTCTTTCCCGGCAGACCATGCGCACGATCAAGCAGAATCTGTTCTGGGCATTTATCTATAATAGTATCGGAATTCCTTTGGCGGCGATGGGTTTGCTCAATCCAATGTTTGCCGCCGGAGCAATGGCATTGAGTTCCGTAAGTGTAGTGACAAACTCGCTGAGGTTACGAGGGGTGAGGCTGTAG
- a CDS encoding SDR family oxidoreductase, with product MKIDLMRKVVLVSGGSRGIGAAIVKVCADAGADIAFTYIADKKSAKQVETAVKKFGRRCLVLKTSVSSKTQVHNAVRKTVREFGRIDILVNNAGIWKYGAIGKMTEQQWDEMLDINLKGMFLFANEVVPVMKKQGSGKIINIASTAGQRGEAFHSHYAASKGGMIAFTKSIAVELAPHNVIVNCVSPGWVATDMTARELRDPNIGEEIRRIIPRGHVATAEEIAGSVLFLASELSNHLVGSIVSVNGGAVMSN from the coding sequence ATGAAAATTGACTTGATGCGAAAAGTTGTACTTGTGAGCGGCGGTTCACGTGGCATCGGTGCGGCAATTGTCAAAGTGTGTGCGGATGCCGGGGCAGATATTGCGTTCACATATATCGCCGACAAGAAAAGTGCTAAGCAAGTAGAAACAGCTGTGAAGAAATTTGGACGAAGATGCTTGGTGCTGAAGACGTCCGTCAGTAGTAAGACACAAGTGCACAATGCGGTACGGAAAACTGTGCGTGAGTTTGGACGCATTGATATTCTAGTGAACAATGCCGGCATCTGGAAATACGGCGCCATAGGCAAGATGACCGAGCAGCAGTGGGATGAAATGCTCGACATCAATTTAAAGGGGATGTTCTTATTCGCCAACGAAGTGGTGCCTGTGATGAAGAAACAGGGAAGCGGGAAAATTATCAACATTGCAAGCACGGCAGGCCAGCGCGGCGAGGCGTTCCATTCTCATTATGCAGCATCAAAAGGCGGAATGATTGCTTTCACAAAATCTATTGCAGTGGAATTAGCGCCTCATAATGTTATCGTGAATTGTGTTTCTCCGGGATGGGTCGCGACCGATATGACAGCAAGAGAATTGCGCGATCCGAATATCGGCGAAGAAATACGGAGAATCATTCCGCGCGGTCACGTGGCAACGGCAGAAGAGATTGCCGGATCTGTTCTTTTCCTCGCGTCGGAACTCTCAAATCATCTTGTCGGTTCTATAGTTAGCGTTAACGGCGGAGCCGTTATGTCGAATTGA
- a CDS encoding phosphatase PAP2 family protein — protein sequence MNKRLLVFYALVVVSIIGLIIFVENHPISHFDLHMTQEIQEQRAWDITLPMKFVSVFGDAVVAPVSIVIASFFFFLAYRRREAYFTLAVILPDLFNMLIKIFIHRPRPTLENAKIFLSFNQSSFPSGHVVHYVVFFGFLLTVMIVDKNISLFWKIFIGFLSAFLIITVSISRIYLGAHWATDVIGGYLFGFVYLGIILKYYFKYSMFKRP from the coding sequence TTGAATAAACGTCTGTTGGTTTTTTATGCCTTAGTGGTAGTGAGCATTATTGGATTGATTATTTTTGTAGAGAATCATCCAATATCCCACTTTGACCTCCATATGACCCAAGAAATTCAGGAACAAAGGGCATGGGATATTACACTTCCGATGAAATTCGTCAGTGTTTTTGGCGATGCTGTCGTTGCGCCTGTTTCGATCGTCATTGCTTCATTTTTTTTCTTTCTCGCTTATCGCCGGCGGGAGGCGTACTTTACTCTCGCGGTCATTCTCCCCGATCTCTTCAATATGTTGATCAAGATATTCATCCATCGCCCCCGGCCAACATTAGAAAACGCTAAAATATTCTTAAGTTTCAACCAATCGAGTTTCCCCAGCGGGCATGTTGTTCATTATGTCGTATTTTTTGGTTTTCTCTTAACGGTGATGATCGTGGACAAAAATATTTCTTTATTTTGGAAAATTTTTATCGGCTTTCTTTCTGCCTTCCTCATCATCACCGTCTCAATCTCCCGGATTTATCTTGGCGCCCATTGGGCCACGGATGTGATAGGGGGATATTTATTCGGCTTTGTTTACCTCGGAATCATCCTTAAATATTATTTTAAATATTCCATGTTTAAACGTCCTTAA
- a CDS encoding cation transporter: protein MKSHELTIQGMSCGHCVMHVKQALDAIDGLEVEDVQIGKARVWYEDEKVAKVLTDKVEEAGYKVVSIQ, encoded by the coding sequence ATGAAATCCCACGAGTTGACAATACAAGGTATGAGCTGCGGTCATTGTGTCATGCACGTAAAACAAGCGCTCGATGCAATTGATGGATTGGAAGTTGAAGACGTGCAGATCGGCAAAGCACGCGTTTGGTATGAAGATGAAAAAGTCGCCAAAGTTCTCACCGACAAGGTAGAAGAGGCCGGATACAAAGTTGTTTCAATACAGTGA
- a CDS encoding DUF1569 domain-containing protein: MTAIPFDVNNEKLREKFFDQLFNECIACLAENTPPLWGKMTPQNMVEHLVWAFECSTGIIELPCRTPEILLERAKRFLHDNKQTPREFKNPLLGENPLPFRFPTFADAKSALRKEIARFVIHFREQPGAIHVHPVFGPLNAEEWQRAQFKHCYHHLLQFGLIIQLETVFL, from the coding sequence ATGACTGCAATTCCTTTTGATGTCAATAACGAAAAGCTTCGCGAGAAATTCTTTGATCAACTTTTCAACGAGTGTATTGCTTGTCTCGCTGAAAATACTCCGCCCCTCTGGGGCAAAATGACTCCGCAGAATATGGTTGAGCACCTCGTCTGGGCATTTGAATGCTCTACAGGTATCATCGAGCTTCCTTGTCGTACTCCGGAGATCCTGCTGGAGCGGGCAAAGAGATTCCTCCATGACAACAAGCAAACACCTCGTGAGTTTAAGAATCCCTTGCTCGGTGAGAATCCGCTCCCATTTCGATTCCCCACTTTCGCCGACGCGAAGAGTGCATTGCGCAAAGAGATCGCTCGCTTTGTCATTCATTTCCGGGAACAACCGGGTGCTATTCATGTTCACCCCGTATTTGGGCCGCTCAACGCGGAGGAATGGCAACGAGCTCAATTCAAACACTGCTATCACCACTTGCTGCAATTCGGTCTTATCATCCAATTGGAAACTGTTTTCTTATGA